In one window of Macadamia integrifolia cultivar HAES 741 chromosome 2, SCU_Mint_v3, whole genome shotgun sequence DNA:
- the LOC122087599 gene encoding ankyrin repeat domain-containing protein 13C-like produces MATTGIRLEDYKHSPVHYAVALGDHTTLSRLLSSLPTLVEPSKILTESDSLSHERIADHISSFLDRRDVPHRETPLHLAVRLNDLFAARSLAASGADVSLQNASGWNPLQEALCRRSSDIALSLFRHHHRSAWFKWRRRLPRLIGVLRRMRDFYMEISFHFESSIVPFVGKIAPSDTYRIWKRDANLRADTSLSGFDGLKIQRADQSFLFLGDGDGDRGLPSGTLLVLNRDDRKIFDAFENAGVPMSESDVAGFCSQTSVYRPGVDVTKAELVGRTNWRKQERTESVGEWKAKVYEMQNVVFSFRTRKVVGDNASDGPGGEQVLPLELDEDAEEGFLVAENPTLSFPPPDRRRHSSFVREEREFVSFRRKSVNIPDRRRVPSMLPLPQTPPNKEKEYVKSLRPSVWLTEQFPLKTEEILPLLDILANKVKAVRRLRELLTTKFPPGTFPVKVAIPVVPTVKVVITFAKFVEMQPTEEEEFFTPLSSPGHWLVGEGRHQTKSYNIFSSSSPSSSSWLGRNSTRHQQRWDLDPQQSDPFALPSDYKWTSVDDNKSRKMKKSRSTRKGKER; encoded by the exons ATGGCGACGACAGGCATTCGTTTGGAAGACTACAAGCACAGTCCAGTCCACTACGCAGTGGCACTGGGAGACCACACCACTCTCTCCCGtctcctctcttccctcccAACGCTCGTAGAACCTTCCAAGATCCTCACTGAGTCCGACTCCCTCTCCCATGAGCGCATCGCCGATCACATTTCCTCCTTTCTCGACCGCCGTGATGTCCCCCACAGAGAGACCCCACTCCACCTTGCTGTTCGCCTCAACGACCTCTTTGCCGCCCGCTCCCTCGCTGCCTCCGGTGCCGATGTCTCCCTACAGAATGCCTCCGGCTGGAACCCATTGCAGGAGGCCCTCTGCCGCCGCTCATCCGATATTGCCCTCTCCCTCTTCCGCCACCATCATCGTTCTGCTTGGTTCAAGTGGCGCCGTCGCCTCCCCCGGCTTATCGGCGTCCTCCGCAGGATGCGGGACTTCTACATGGAGATCTCCTTCCACTTCGAGAGCTCCATTGTCCCCTTCGTCGGCAAGATCGCTCCTTCCGACACCTACCGGATCTGGAAACGCGATGCCAACCTCCGTGCCGATACATCCCTATCAGGGTTCGACGGCCTCAAGATCCAGCGCGCCGATCAGAGCTTCCTCTTTCTAGGAGACGGAGATGGGGACCGCGGCCTCCCATCAGGGACCTTGTTGGTACTTAACCGTGACGATCGCAAGATATTCGATGCCTTCGAAAACGCCGGTGTTCCCATGTCAGAATCCGATGTCGCCGGATTCTGCTCCCAAACCAGCGTATACCGCCCAGGCGTGGACGTCACCAAGGCCGAGCTAGTCGGAAGAACCAACTGGAGGAAGCAGGAGAGAACAGAGAGTGTGGGAGAATGGAAAGCGAAGGTCTACGAGATGCAAAACGTCGTGTTCAGTTTCCGCACAAGGAAAGTAGTGGGAGACAATGCCAGTGACGGCCCAGGAGGCGAGCAGGTATTGCCGCTGGAGCTCGACGAAGACGCAGAGGAAGGTTTCTTGGTTGCAGAAAACCCCACCTTGAGCTTCCCACCCCCAGATCGTCGTAGACACAGTAGTTTTgttagagaagaaagggaatTTGTATCGTTCCGTAGGAAGAGCGTCAATATCCCTGATCGCCGGAGGGTACCATCAATGTTGCCGCTGCCGCAGACACCACCGAACAAGGAGAAAGAGTATGTGAAGAGCCTCCGGCCATCTGTGTGGCTAACAGAGCAGTTTCCACTCAAGACAGAAGAGATTCTTCCCCTACTTGATATCCTCGCTAACAAAGTCAAGGCCGTCCGGCGTCTTCGAGAACTACTAACCACAAAGTTCCCGCCGGGAACTTTTCCGGtcaag GTGGCGATACCGGTGGTGCCGACGGTGAAGGTGGTGATAACGTTTGCGAAGTTCGTGGAGATGCAACCCACGGAGGAGGAGGAGTTCTTTACGCCGCTGTCAAGCCCTGGTCACTGGCTCGTTGGGGAAGGAAGGCATCAAACAAAGAGCTACaacatcttttcttcttcctctccctcctCATCTTCATGGCTTGGGCGTAATAGCACTCGGCATCAGCAGAGGTGGGATTTGGACCCACAACAATCGGATCCATTTGCTTTACCTAGCGATTACAAATGGACAAGTGTGGATGATAATAAGTCCCGGAAGATGAAGAAATCAAGGTCAACTAGGAAGGGCAAGGAGAGATAA